One window from the genome of Nicotiana tomentosiformis chromosome 5, ASM39032v3, whole genome shotgun sequence encodes:
- the LOC138891493 gene encoding probable E3 ubiquitin-protein ligase XERICO: MGLSQYPTPADAGVFCVILVNTAISISVVKEIVWSILHVIGIHFASSEEYSIEVPLDPFECRGSPSGSYMEDFRSRTPAVRYDSMCTSNHPAQECPVCLADFNHDVEINRLSCGHVFHKLCLEKWIKNWNVTCPLCRNYIMPQEGEEDTCPM, encoded by the coding sequence ATGGGACTCTCACAATATCCAACTCCAGCAGATGCAGGAGTGTTCTGTGTGATTCTGGTTAACACAGCCATATCTATCTCTGTTGTCAAGGAGATAGTTTGGTCTATTCTTCATGTGATTGGCATCCACTTTGCATCTTCGGAAGAATATTCTATTGAAGTCCCCTTGGACCCGTTTGAATGTCGTGGGAGCCCCTCGGGTTCATATATGGAGGACTTCCGAAGCCGAACCCCTGCAGTTCGTTATGATTCAATGTGTACATCTAATCACCCTGCACAAGAATGCCCGGTATGCCTGGCAGATTTCAACCATGATGTAGAAATAAACCGCCTCTCATGTGGCCATGTTTTTCATAAGCTCTGTCTCGAGAAATGGATCAAGAATTGGAATGTCACCTGTCCTCTCTGCAGGAATTACATTATGCCTCAAGAAGGTGAGGAAGATACTTGTCcaatgtga